From Strix uralensis isolate ZFMK-TIS-50842 chromosome 1, bStrUra1, whole genome shotgun sequence, a single genomic window includes:
- the ZNF438 gene encoding zinc finger protein 438 isoform X5 encodes MECLKDKHKSPSDIIRSFQKKSQFRTIAPKMVPKILTSGVVSCLQSSLPEQNTPISASVSKPLVVPTQNYAVMQVAGHEGTFSLLALPYVAPALMQQVQQSNVAPSENLKLPIPRYQSVRKKLLSDKKPAQISVLDAHSKIPTKASISSQTSPVTALTEDCPETHSSSDSTEQAMLTDRDSAEITVATLVNKSNCVESGSPLVNKTEIANGNVSGRSVVKDSLSKPASTINPMKLSLRSVKTASETTRESFITPEKLKEKSTNSANSVAVLSPAVFGSTVQTTPSAPKGKLPILPYSRIKNSVFCKSKQNTNVTDVSGPSLRSECEKIPALAKTFHVPTKAYDKRLAVSFTQIPKQAIRENTFSPSGKVDVDSLKKLNSAASKRRGRKRRAPDDLLAFQTKRRKCIMNKFREGRERAKVDLQPPEDKKAEAVKKYRSIRPKPVVVVQAFAPLTSAAIVETPSTDHLDQDIFLNSSLPNKYLSYKHSDATSVKSSDLSRNACSVVPKPLHKCHVCNHIFQFKHHLQDHMNTHTNKRPYSCRICRKAYIHSGSLSTHMKLHHNEGKPKKLVCCEFCAKVFGHAKVYFGHLREVHRVVISTEPSTSEQQLQDALKKRDTNIKEAEEATERGNKCNFEDLFHNPGEVKLQIKCGRCQFIAQSFGEMKFHLLCSHGEEIQGRVKEGVLQGNRGAKGELIKHATHFWKQRNERRHLAKCSTHEEEFYTFPKLKRQIYFHHQNNVGMLSKSELTQSGSGEAAKEMQNVGFGTPSKKIEIWSKVGYNCILCKQLFGRKEDLCNHWQGHHNCEDPSTLWTIFSLLSKQGIIELSNNGEY; translated from the exons ATGGAGTGTCTGAAAG ATAAGCACAAATCCCCTTCGGATATAATACgaagttttcagaagaaaagtcagTTTAGGACCATTGCTCCAAAAATGGTACCAAAAATTTTAACATCTGGAGTGGTTTCTTGTCTTCAGTCATCTTTGCCTGAGCAAAATACACCGATTTCAGCCTCAGTTTCTAAACCTCTGGTGGTACCAACTCAAAACTATGCTGTCATGCAGGTCGCTGGTCATGAGGGGACTTTTTCTCTGTTGGCCTTGCCGTATGTTGCCCCTGCCCTAATGCAGCAAGTCCAGCAGTCAAATGTGGCCCCTTCTGAAAACCTAAAGCTGCCTATTCCTAGGTACcaatctgtaagaaaaaaactgCTAAGTGACAAAAAACCAGCACAAATCTCTGTTTTGGATGCACATAGCAAGATTCCTACCAAAGCATCCATCTCATCACAGACTTCCCCCGTGACTGCTTTAACTGAAGACTGTCCTGAAACTCATTCTAGTTCAGATTCAACTGAACAAGCGATGCTAACAGACCGTGACTCAGCTGAAATTACAGTTGCCACATTAGTAAATAAAAGCAATTGTGTGGAATCTGGATCTCCTTTAGTGAACAAAACCGAAATTGCTAACGGTAATGTTTCTGGACGATCCGTAGTTAAAGACTCTTTATCCAAGCCGGCAAGTACAATTAATCCCATGAAACTGAGTCTACGCTCTGTGAAGACAGCATCTGAAACCACAAGAGAGTCATTCATAACGCCTGAGAAACTAAAGGAAAAATCCACAAATTCTGCAAATTCTGTTGCTGTCTTGTCACCAGCAGTTTTTGGCAGTACAGTACAGACGACTCCATCAGCACCAAAAGGAAAACTTCCTATTTTGCCTTACTCAAGGATTAAAAATTCAGTGTTCTGTAAATCTAAGCAGAATACTAATGTTACAGATGTATCTGGTCCTTCACTAAGATCTGAATGTGAAAAGATACCAGCTTTGGCGAAAACCTTTCATGTTCCTACTAAAGCATATGATAAGCGATTAGCTGTATCATTTACACAAATCCCCAAACAAGCCATTCGAGAAAATACCTTCTCTCCATCCGGTAAAGTGGATGTCGACAGTCTTAAAAAATTGAACAGTGCAGCCTCTAAAAGAAGAGGCAGGAAAAGAAGAGCCCCAGATGATTTATTGGCTTTTCAGACCAAGCGAAGGAAATGTATCATGAATAAGttcagagaagggagagaaagggcAAAAGTTGATCTTCAGCCACCTGAAGACAAAAAAGCAGAGGCAGTGAAAAAATACCGTAGTATCAGACCAAAACCAGTGGTAGTTGTGCAGGCTTTTGCACCACTGACTTCTGCAGCAATAGTAGAGACACCGTCTACTGACCATTTAGaccaagatatttttttaaatagttcacTTCCCAATAAATATTTAAGTTACAAGCATAGTGATGCTACATCAGTGAAATCAAGTGATTTAAGTAGAAATGCATGTTCAGTGGTACCTAAGCCATTGCATAAATGTCATGTTTGTAACCATATCTTCCAATTTAAACACCATCTTCAGGACCATATGAACACACATACCAACAAACGGCCTTACAGTTGTCGAATTTGCCGGAAAGCATATATTCATTCTGGAAGCCTGAGCACGCATATGAAACTTCATCACAATGAAGGCAAACCCAAAAAGCTTGTGTGCTGTGAATTCTGTGCTAAAGTTTTTGGCCATGCAAAGGTGTATTTTGGCCACCTCAGAGAAGTTCATAGGGTTGTTATCAGCACAGAGCCCTCTACTAGTGAGCAACAGCTGCAAGATGCTTTAAAGAAGAGAGACACAAATataaaagaggcagaagaagCAACAGAGAG gGGAAATAAGTGCAATTTTGAGGACCTATTCCATAACCCAGGAGAAGTGAAATTACAGATCAAATGTGGTCGATGCCAGTTTATTGCACAGTCTTTTGGTGAAATGAAGTTTCACTTACTGTGCTCTCATGGAGAAGAGATCCAGGGAAGAGTAAAGGAAGGGGTTTTGCAGGGAAATAGAGGAGCTAAGGGGGAACTGATCAAACATGCAACCCACTTCTGGAAACAGCGCAATGAGAGAAGACATTTAGCAAAATGCAGTACCCATGAAGAGGAGTTTTATacttttccaaaactgaaaagaCAGATATACTTTCACCATCAAAATAATGTTGGTATGTTATCTAAAAGTGAACTGACTCAGTCAGGAAGCGGTGAAGCAGCCAAGGAGATGCAAAATGTAGGTTTTGGTACACCAagcaaaaaaatagaaatttggtCTAAAGTGGGATATAACTGCATTTTATGCAAACAGTTATTTGGAAGAAAAGAGGACCTTTGTAATCATTGGCAGGGTCATCATAACTGTGAAGACCCTTCCACTTTATGGACAATTTTTAGTTTGTTATCAAAACAAGGAATTATTGAACTTTCTAATAATGGTGAATATTGA
- the ZNF438 gene encoding zinc finger protein 438 isoform X2, with protein MEKGGVFLHANPAEKHCVQQSMLGQQKQETCAGKTVSTDKHKSPSDIIRSFQKKSQFRTIAPKMVPKILTSGVVSCLQSSLPEQNTPISASVSKPLVVPTQNYAVMQVAGHEGTFSLLALPYVAPALMQQVQQSNVAPSENLKLPIPRYQSVRKKLLSDKKPAQISVLDAHSKIPTKASISSQTSPVTALTEDCPETHSSSDSTEQAMLTDRDSAEITVATLVNKSNCVESGSPLVNKTEIANGNVSGRSVVKDSLSKPASTINPMKLSLRSVKTASETTRESFITPEKLKEKSTNSANSVAVLSPAVFGSTVQTTPSAPKGKLPILPYSRIKNSVFCKSKQNTNVTDVSGPSLRSECEKIPALAKTFHVPTKAYDKRLAVSFTQIPKQAIRENTFSPSGKVDVDSLKKLNSAASKRRGRKRRAPDDLLAFQTKRRKCIMNKFREGRERAKVDLQPPEDKKAEAVKKYRSIRPKPVVVVQAFAPLTSAAIVETPSTDHLDQDIFLNSSLPNKYLSYKHSDATSVKSSDLSRNACSVVPKPLHKCHVCNHIFQFKHHLQDHMNTHTNKRPYSCRICRKAYIHSGSLSTHMKLHHNEGKPKKLVCCEFCAKVFGHAKVYFGHLREVHRVVISTEPSTSEQQLQDALKKRDTNIKEAEEATERGNKCNFEDLFHNPGEVKLQIKCGRCQFIAQSFGEMKFHLLCSHGEEIQGRVKEGVLQGNRGAKGELIKHATHFWKQRNERRHLAKCSTHEEEFYTFPKLKRQIYFHHQNNVGMLSKSELTQSGSGEAAKEMQNVGFGTPSKKIEIWSKVGYNCILCKQLFGRKEDLCNHWQGHHNCEDPSTLWTIFSLLSKQGIIELSNNGEY; from the exons ATAAGCACAAATCCCCTTCGGATATAATACgaagttttcagaagaaaagtcagTTTAGGACCATTGCTCCAAAAATGGTACCAAAAATTTTAACATCTGGAGTGGTTTCTTGTCTTCAGTCATCTTTGCCTGAGCAAAATACACCGATTTCAGCCTCAGTTTCTAAACCTCTGGTGGTACCAACTCAAAACTATGCTGTCATGCAGGTCGCTGGTCATGAGGGGACTTTTTCTCTGTTGGCCTTGCCGTATGTTGCCCCTGCCCTAATGCAGCAAGTCCAGCAGTCAAATGTGGCCCCTTCTGAAAACCTAAAGCTGCCTATTCCTAGGTACcaatctgtaagaaaaaaactgCTAAGTGACAAAAAACCAGCACAAATCTCTGTTTTGGATGCACATAGCAAGATTCCTACCAAAGCATCCATCTCATCACAGACTTCCCCCGTGACTGCTTTAACTGAAGACTGTCCTGAAACTCATTCTAGTTCAGATTCAACTGAACAAGCGATGCTAACAGACCGTGACTCAGCTGAAATTACAGTTGCCACATTAGTAAATAAAAGCAATTGTGTGGAATCTGGATCTCCTTTAGTGAACAAAACCGAAATTGCTAACGGTAATGTTTCTGGACGATCCGTAGTTAAAGACTCTTTATCCAAGCCGGCAAGTACAATTAATCCCATGAAACTGAGTCTACGCTCTGTGAAGACAGCATCTGAAACCACAAGAGAGTCATTCATAACGCCTGAGAAACTAAAGGAAAAATCCACAAATTCTGCAAATTCTGTTGCTGTCTTGTCACCAGCAGTTTTTGGCAGTACAGTACAGACGACTCCATCAGCACCAAAAGGAAAACTTCCTATTTTGCCTTACTCAAGGATTAAAAATTCAGTGTTCTGTAAATCTAAGCAGAATACTAATGTTACAGATGTATCTGGTCCTTCACTAAGATCTGAATGTGAAAAGATACCAGCTTTGGCGAAAACCTTTCATGTTCCTACTAAAGCATATGATAAGCGATTAGCTGTATCATTTACACAAATCCCCAAACAAGCCATTCGAGAAAATACCTTCTCTCCATCCGGTAAAGTGGATGTCGACAGTCTTAAAAAATTGAACAGTGCAGCCTCTAAAAGAAGAGGCAGGAAAAGAAGAGCCCCAGATGATTTATTGGCTTTTCAGACCAAGCGAAGGAAATGTATCATGAATAAGttcagagaagggagagaaagggcAAAAGTTGATCTTCAGCCACCTGAAGACAAAAAAGCAGAGGCAGTGAAAAAATACCGTAGTATCAGACCAAAACCAGTGGTAGTTGTGCAGGCTTTTGCACCACTGACTTCTGCAGCAATAGTAGAGACACCGTCTACTGACCATTTAGaccaagatatttttttaaatagttcacTTCCCAATAAATATTTAAGTTACAAGCATAGTGATGCTACATCAGTGAAATCAAGTGATTTAAGTAGAAATGCATGTTCAGTGGTACCTAAGCCATTGCATAAATGTCATGTTTGTAACCATATCTTCCAATTTAAACACCATCTTCAGGACCATATGAACACACATACCAACAAACGGCCTTACAGTTGTCGAATTTGCCGGAAAGCATATATTCATTCTGGAAGCCTGAGCACGCATATGAAACTTCATCACAATGAAGGCAAACCCAAAAAGCTTGTGTGCTGTGAATTCTGTGCTAAAGTTTTTGGCCATGCAAAGGTGTATTTTGGCCACCTCAGAGAAGTTCATAGGGTTGTTATCAGCACAGAGCCCTCTACTAGTGAGCAACAGCTGCAAGATGCTTTAAAGAAGAGAGACACAAATataaaagaggcagaagaagCAACAGAGAG gGGAAATAAGTGCAATTTTGAGGACCTATTCCATAACCCAGGAGAAGTGAAATTACAGATCAAATGTGGTCGATGCCAGTTTATTGCACAGTCTTTTGGTGAAATGAAGTTTCACTTACTGTGCTCTCATGGAGAAGAGATCCAGGGAAGAGTAAAGGAAGGGGTTTTGCAGGGAAATAGAGGAGCTAAGGGGGAACTGATCAAACATGCAACCCACTTCTGGAAACAGCGCAATGAGAGAAGACATTTAGCAAAATGCAGTACCCATGAAGAGGAGTTTTATacttttccaaaactgaaaagaCAGATATACTTTCACCATCAAAATAATGTTGGTATGTTATCTAAAAGTGAACTGACTCAGTCAGGAAGCGGTGAAGCAGCCAAGGAGATGCAAAATGTAGGTTTTGGTACACCAagcaaaaaaatagaaatttggtCTAAAGTGGGATATAACTGCATTTTATGCAAACAGTTATTTGGAAGAAAAGAGGACCTTTGTAATCATTGGCAGGGTCATCATAACTGTGAAGACCCTTCCACTTTATGGACAATTTTTAGTTTGTTATCAAAACAAGGAATTATTGAACTTTCTAATAATGGTGAATATTGA